A section of the candidate division KSB1 bacterium genome encodes:
- a CDS encoding T9SS type A sorting domain-containing protein: protein MSLIVTPLILSGQERVDWSRSKAESAKSADFIPAIFGNAAIESFEGAEFPPNGWSKITNHGGAGWQRIVIGSDVPGFQNAPAVDGPPGGGGAVAMASWRTGDADSVLSTGQPTDQWLITPQIQSVQAGDSLKFYLKYFQKFSDNLDVWFSTAVDTIAFTTADTTDTLVTTLVFKDSSSSNEWTQYSFGITDYVDSGSDIFIAFREHVQDNAIEGDALFLDLVDVAGLITSVSESPEFPSEFVLKQNYPNPFNPSTRLSFSLPQSSKVTLTVHNLLGQVVATLLDEVSYSSGSYDVQFDAANLPNGIYFYKIAAGSFREVKKMTLLK, encoded by the coding sequence ATGTCACTAATAGTAACGCCTCTAATCCTTTCAGGCCAGGAAAGAGTTGACTGGAGCCGCTCCAAAGCAGAAAGCGCTAAATCTGCCGACTTTATACCGGCAATCTTCGGTAATGCAGCAATAGAATCTTTTGAAGGCGCTGAATTTCCGCCGAATGGCTGGAGCAAAATTACCAACCATGGCGGGGCCGGGTGGCAAAGAATTGTCATAGGCTCAGATGTTCCCGGATTTCAAAACGCGCCGGCGGTGGACGGACCACCAGGTGGCGGAGGCGCTGTTGCGATGGCTTCCTGGCGGACCGGGGATGCCGACAGCGTTCTCAGCACCGGACAGCCAACCGACCAGTGGTTAATTACACCCCAGATTCAAAGTGTGCAAGCCGGGGATTCACTAAAATTTTACTTGAAATATTTTCAAAAATTTAGCGATAATTTAGATGTCTGGTTTTCGACTGCAGTCGATACGATTGCTTTTACCACTGCGGATACCACCGACACCCTGGTTACAACTCTTGTTTTTAAGGACTCAAGCAGCAGCAATGAATGGACACAATATAGTTTTGGAATAACAGACTATGTGGATTCCGGCTCAGATATTTTTATCGCTTTTCGGGAGCATGTGCAGGATAATGCGATTGAGGGGGATGCCTTGTTTTTGGACCTGGTGGACGTAGCCGGTTTGATCACGAGTGTATCCGAGAGTCCCGAATTCCCGTCTGAATTTGTCCTCAAGCAGAATTACCCGAATCCGTTTAATCCTTCCACGCGACTTTCTTTTTCACTGCCGCAAAGTTCAAAGGTCACCTTAACGGTTCATAATCTACTGGGCCAGGTGGTGGCAACTTTGCTCGATGAAGTTTCTTATTCTTCCGGCAGCTATGACGTACAGTTTGATGCTGCAAATTTACCCAACGGAATTTATTTTTATAAAATTGCCGCGGGCAGCTTTAGGGAAGTTAAGAAGATGACTTTGCTGAAGTAA